The nucleotide sequence AGAACAAGATTCTAAGAACACTTAAGAGCATTTGAATTTTGAGAGAAGCTGAAGTTTTGGATCAGACTCTGAAGGATACAAGCCTCTAAAGAACTGAGACATTGAAGACCTGGACTCTGAATAAGTGAAGCTTCTTAAAGACTCTGACTTCGAAAGCCACGTCAGTATTAGTAGACTATGATCAGTTCTGTCATCTTCTGAAGAGGTCACTATCAGACTCAGATAGCACAGTTTACCCTCTTCTGACCATGTgcacaaacaaacaaagaattTCAAGGACAATTGAAATGAAGCATATAATTTCCTTTGAAACAAATCCATCAAACCTCAAATcataaatttcataaacatcAAATCCATCAATAGCAGCAACAACAcatcaaaaaatcaaattcaaccctTTTGAAttcttttcatcatcatcataaattaaaaacataaatttttccAAATTCAACACATTAACAACACATAAATTCACCCTCAAAAGCCCCTATTTCATTTCTCTCCAAACCTTCAATTATCCTTTCCAATGGTCAAACACATGAAGAAATTCAAAATCTCCGACAACTTCGTTTTGGTTCAACGTTGGAATTGAGAAGTTGGTGGGGTTGGAGAAGAAGAGGAGCTTAATCCATGTAGGTGTTGGCGATTTGAATTTGATGGAAACATTATCATCAAGTTGGGAATTGAAAGGAAAGTGGAGATCACAACTATTTATATATCTATAAAATTTAACACAGTTCAAAATTTCCActagttttttttacaaattcaaaatttccatTAGTTGTGTCTATATTCTAAAGatgttatataatattttatttttaatactataaaaatatatctCTATTTATATGATAAACAATCATTCAACATTTCATCTTTCATACCATTATGCATTTAAttatttacatataaaatatttaatatttttgtggGGTAACCAATAATATTTAGttgaataataataagaaaTGAGGTAGTGGGAGAAACTTCCCCCCATTTTCATATATTCCTTGCATGGGTAGATGATCAGGGCAAAGTAATCACACTTGCaagtacaattttattttccactTTCCCCCATTTTCATATATGAACATATCGTATATTCGGGAAGGAAAATGTTGAAGTGcacgacaatttttttttgttaaaattgcacGAATCATTCTTCTCTGCAATTGATCTTGTTAGATAGTAACTATACTTTCTACTCGTACGATGCACGGGTCCTATCGAATGTAATAAAtatcaataatttatattataaatatccATTAGTTAATAAATATGGTGGAATGAGAACCAAATTAGAAGGTACTAGAGTAGCTATGGCGAATATCATCATAAATTTTACTAATAAGataggaagagagaaaaagataacaaatgtcatcataaataaataaacataaagagATAACATTAGTCCATAAAATCtgcaaaaattaaatatcatcataaataaacataacaaatgttaaattaatcaagagagaaaaagataagaaaGGAAGACTTTTGGGAGGGTTAGTGGTGTGAGTAGCggtgagtttgacaaaattcaTCAACAGAGATTTGGATTTCAGATGAGGGGATTGAATAGCCTTTGTCTGAGAAAgaagtaaagaaaaataaatgatttagtTGCTCTCATTGTAATAGTGGATGATCAGATAACATAAGATAAACATTTACAACCATTACCTCAACGATCGAAACCAAATCGTCGTCGAAATGCTATCCTGAGGTGCTGAGGAATTCAGAGGATATGAGATTACCTCATCCATTGGAGAAGAATAACCTTTGTGCCTCACTGTGACTGCCTCAACTCAGAGTTATGGTTCGGTCGCTGAGTTCATGACCACCTGAATTGAAAAAGGAAGACACAAAAGAAGGGTGGGAGGATGACATCAACTTTCCAGAGGAGAAGGATGAATAAGAGGAAGACGCAGAGGATTAAGAGTGGTCGATTTCATTGAGAATATAGCGAGTTCCTCATTGCTCGTGAGGATGAGGCTTAGAGTGAGGGAAGAAAGAgaggttttttttaaaaaaaaaaaaaaagaagaagatgattatcatgaatttttttaaggaggtggGTGCCAGCAAAACATGCATACTTTTTTGCTTCCAAAATAGTAGCAGAGAATGTTTGAGATGAGATGTGATTGTATAATTCCAATTCTTGTCATATGTAAAACGCAGTATAATTTATTAAGACATTAAGTTGGGTAGTTGGTAAACCAAATGATACTTAGTAGAGCACAAGTACATTTGGGAAGGAAATTAGAATTTGAAAAGGCATTAAACGAGGTCTCTCTAGTTTGTATAATACTCCTTTAATCTTTGGAGGGAAAAGCCAAAAGCTATTAGGGTTTAGAAAAAGCTCGACCTAATAAGCTTTTATAGTAAGAATGATGTTTTGACATCAGGCACATAACCTTATAATGATTTATATTCAACTCCTCTCTTTCACGgaataaattatgaatttgtAGTATGTTAGGTATTGTGATAGTTTTTATCGATGCAACAGTGACAACGATAATGACGGGGCTACCGACATCAACCGCAACTATAATTGTTGATTACAAGtcattgtataatttatattattttattttataaaatcataagCCGCCAAAAAGCTCAATAAAAGAGTAAATTGTGTGCCCTGAACATTTTCGTGCAAGAGTCGTGCATGGAATCTCTCGTGTCATATAGCAACTCTCATTTGGGAAAATCGGTTTATAGAAAAATGTGTGCTCATGATGATACACAAGGTGCAAAACTCCTATACATACATTTGAGGGTGGAGTTTAACATGGGAAAGGGTAttcctttcccaccatgggtcAATTGGCTTTTTACCATTTGATCAAAAGAAGACCATGATATTATCATGTTCCCTCAACACTATATTTTTTCACAATTTCTTCTTTCCCAACCACTATCCCTCCTTCATGTTTTTAACACCTATCTCCCCACACCATAACAACCCACCATCAGTCCACCACCACCAACCCCACTCCTATATCACAGTAACATAGTCCATAAAATCAATTGAAGATAGATAAACAACtccatatttaatttcaataaataattcatattgAAATCTTAGTCTTAGCGTGATATTGAGCGAAAACTTCATGCCATTACTTAACAACTccatattaatttcaataaataactcattaattaatttatgtaaaaaaaatcatatattaattaatttcaaattagAGTTCAAGCATCATGATTTTTGGAAGGGAAAATCTTGGCATGATATTTGACCAAAAATTTTATGACGGGAATGGCAGTGATATCGCAAGAGATTGTTGATGAATAATTTAGTTTTATGAAATTTGCAAAATCGATTTTCTATcaacttgtttttttgtttgttgatgaaCAACAccagtataaaaaaaattggatcttTGGATGAAATGTAGCTATTATAAGTTTTATGACTTGGATATTTGAGTTTAatgatgattaatttttttggttttcaattAGAAGTCATTGATTGGTAAGTGACTAAGTGTTATTGTGATAGTgaggttggtggtggtggtggatgaGTTGTGGTGGTGGATGAGTTGCTGCAAGTGGTGGGTGAGAGAAACCAGAGTGAGAATGGTTGGGGAAGATGGtgtggaaaaaaatataatgctGAGAGAGCACAGTAATATCATGGTCTTTTTTTGATCAAATGGTAAAAAGTCAATTgacccatggtgggaaaggaaTACCCTTTCCCATGTTAAACTCCACCACATTTGAGAACCAATAAAAATGCCCAAATCCATGTGGAAAATTAATGGTTGGAACATTTTGTGTCTACACTTTATTACATTCCTATCAAATCGTAAAGCTAacatcaaaaaagaaatttattccGTGGCCAAACTTTATTTACATACCTTTAATTTGTAAGCACAAACACCACaattataatatacaatatcacaattatatatatatatatatatatatatatatatatatatatatatatatatatatatataatatgaacaCAAGTTGTATAAGAATTTAACTTTgggtaaatttttttaaaaagcccTAAATGAGGCCGAACGTGTCATAAATTAAACCCAAAAGCAAGGAAAAGTAAAATGGATGAAATAGTATATTAATTTGTAATCTATTTTCTAAAGTCTACGGTAGAAAGATCCACATTCCTTTTCATGTTTCAAAAAACCTTCATCTTCatgtattataattaaaatgtaTACACTCTTAAACATTATGTTTTCTGCACATATCACTCTACATTACATAACgaccaagagagaagagaagCACATCACAGCTCCAACAAAACCTACAACAATCCTTGAAGAGCTGCTAGTAGGTGCAGCATCGGCAGCAGCCTCATCACCACCTGGACCAGGAGCCAAAGATGGGCTTTTTGCAGGGGCTTCAACGGGAGATTCGCTGGGCTCATCAGAAGGTGAAGGAGAATCTGAAACTTCTGTGATGGGCTCTTCAGCAGCCGAAGGAGCGCTTGCATTCTTTGCCTTTGCCGGCGGTGCTTTAAAAACCGAAGAAACATCTACATTCGTTTCGGCTGCTGGAGCGCTTCCATTAGATGGTGCACCCAAGGTTTGTGTTTCAAGTCCAGGGAACATGATAGGTTTCGCGACTTGGATTATGGTGATGTTGTAGGGCTGGGCGAAAACAACTTTCACTAGCTTAACGTCGATTGGAGCACCACTCACAGCAGATCCAATGGCCAAATCACCGTCACTAGTGCGATTAACCTTAAGGTACCCTTGTTGGTCCACGGCGATGCCTGAGGATTGGTAAAGGGTGGTCAAGGGTTCGCGCTTATGCATAGCTCCAATGAGCTTTGTTGGATCGTAATAGTCGAGGAGCACGTGGGTGGCCATGATAGCCCTGATAGCTTCTGGCATTTTGTCGGATACAGAAGACATGGCGCCGTTATCAAGGGCGAAGACGGTGATGGTATTACGACGGTTGATTTGGCCAACAAGCTTGGTTTCGTTGAGGTATTTGTTGAAGGTGGAAAACTCAGGGGTTCTATCTAGCAATTTTTGGATGTCAAATGCATGAATGGAAGAAGAAACTGTAAGGAAGAGAGCCAAGCAAAGAAAAGACAAGCTTTTGAAACCCATCTTTCCTATCTGATATTATGCTCCAAATCAAATCTGCCTTGAGAAATTGATAGGATTATGAGGGTGTTTATATATGTTCTCTGCTATGTTTAATTAAGGTTTAGTTATTTTGAGGTTTgtgtttcaaattcatttttgtcATCGTGACATGTGAACCTCTCTCTATGCAGCTATTTTATGACAAATGTGAATGGTTTAGCTtggtttttagatttttatgttatttttcttttcatggtTTAACGtggttttagattaaaaaaaacaaaaacaaaatggaaaacgatgtttatattattaattagatagtataattaaaataaatcttataaaggaaaattgaaaaatgtaaaTGACACTTTTTTCGGAGACAATTCTTCACGCGGATGTGTTTAtggtacaaaaataattttagtgtatcaagagatcacatacatcagtacatgtatactattttttttgtgagtttttctaattacactctgtttaatcctggttgcacctcaaaatgacaaaattacctttccataaaattaattttcaaaaagcatcttccttttttcttggttacaccctaaaatccctcttcagtttaagtaggtcatgtaaacttagttttagtaggtcatgtaaactgagtttaagtgtacatacttaaactcagtttaagtaggtcatgtaaaccgagtttaagtgtacatttaaaagttcaaccttgttcaatgattctacgtaatctcaaTTTAAGTacgtacatgtaaacttattttaagtaggtcatgtaaactaagtttaagtgtacatacttaaactcagtttaagtagatcatgtaaactgagtttaagtgtacatctaaaagttcaactttgttcaatgattatacacgtaatatcagtttaagtatgtacatgtaaacttagtttaattaggtcatgtaaactgagtttaagtgtacatacttaaactcagtttaagtaggttatgtaaactaagtttacatgaacctacttaaactgaatttaagttaacctcaacaatgtaaaactgaaactcTCGTACActgcagttgaacaagaagaagaaaattgaaaccatcgttattgaaaaagaagaaaaaattcacttatttatatgcaatcgagtatgaatgaaagatgttttgattcactctttaatcttccatatagattaattgaacatcaggattgtttgatcgttggtgggtgaaagagagtgtaattttagagtgacaatgcatgaaatcaagattttaagaaaatttatataaaaggacaattttgatattatcaaaaactttttaaaaaaactgagtgtaaccagaaatatatagggtgtgaatagaaaaagttaactttttaaaaagacTAATGACTTTGTCTATTAGTCATTATGActattaaaatgttaaatttagTGGTCCAATTTGATTGGTTTAGCATggttttcacttttttattttagagagagaggaaagaggagagaggagagagagagagagagctgaCCCCAGGGTCTAAATGGAAAAACATCGACAAACATCCACTCCCTTAAAAATAGGTATGCGAAGAATATGGATACAATGACGGATCTAGAAATTTCTACTAGTTGGGAGctagataatatatataaaaaaattatacaaaaacgTAAAAATGCATAAGTCATAAAATAGTCGCATTAATCATCGTTACAAAAGTGGAAATCACAACTATATCATTATACATCTATAAAATTAAACACACTTCAAAATTTCctttagtttttttgacaaattcaaAATTACTATTAGTCGTGtctctatatttaaaaaaatgttatataattttttatttttaatattataaaaaatatctcTCTTTGTATATGATAAACGATCATTAAACATTTCATCTTTTATACCATTATGCATTTAATTCTttacttataaaatatttaatattttcgtGGGGCCAACacaaaatatttagttgaataagaataagaaatgaGGTAGTGGGGGAAACTTCCCCCATTTTCATACATGTGTCCTTGCATGCGTAGATGAGGGCTTAGCAATCTTCTTTACAAGTATAATTTTGCCCTCAACTCAATCTAAATGAGGATGGCTTATATCGAAATGTATATCTTATATGACAAGGCGATTTGAGGTTGTAACTCAATCTACAAGGTATTTACACACATTAATGATGACAGGTGATGGTCGATTTAGAAAGTCTACTTAATTGTCGTCAAACAACAATACTTAGATTAGTTCGTCTCCACGTGGATAGTGAAGTTTCTATTAAACAATATCAATCGTAATAAGGATGTGTAAATTTTGCATTTAAAGGTACTCAACAAATTATATGGTTCAAGAAGTTTATAGTGAAGATCCTTTAATTAACCTAATCAAAGAGAAATTTGCTGGacataaagagaaaaataaataacatggaAATTAAAATAACCATGATGATGTTGCTTctcaattcttcttcttcttcctctttgtATATAAGCGTGTGCTGCTTGTTACCCACAAAagtcttaatttttttggggTCAGCCAATAAAGCCAAATAACCCAAATAATTTCATGCGCAATCGATAATTTCAGAAAATGGATGTGCACGATCTAAATCTTCTTCTATGCATCCTGTATGAGGTAGTAGCTGAACACTTCCAATTTCTTCACAGCTGCTTGACGTGCAACTCATAGCACGTATCGTGCAACAACTAGTAGCTGAACTTTCTACTTTTCGTCTTTCCTTGTCTCATTTTTCTCTACCGAAATGTTCATGGTGACTATACCCCAAGAATTCAATTGATATATCTTGTAAGAAAGTATATCAAGACCacataattgtttgttttgggtGATTTGACATGTTTTAAGATCTTGTATGCTTAATAGCTCTTCCATGCTCATCAATTGATTTATTATGGGTCAACAATGTGGCAAGTAATGTTAGTGTCGGTGCTTAGTTATTCTAAGCCTATAAATACCCATTGTAAAGATATTCAACAcacatcaaatcaaacaaatatttacatatacttttatcattcctttatcgCTTTCctttactttatttttgtctttttaggTAATAGTTCATCCTTCCACACTAGACGTTCTTTGAAATACTCTAGGAACCTGGTGAACGAAATTGGCAAGtgcaccaaatcgtaacaaataTTAAAGTAGTAAATTTATCGTTCTCCATTGAAATTGTCGTTCAACTTAGTAATtcataaaacttattttaaaaggCGAAAGTAATAAAAAGTGAATATACATGGAGGGTTGAATTTCCCTGCCCAATACAAGATTAGGTTTTTGTGATTCAGATGATTAACAGAGATTAGGGTTTTCTTGAATCCCCCTTCGTCTTTATtggaattattttttaagaaaccaaacaacttatGTGGTGCATCATTGGTTTAATGAATCCCAACGGTAAAACTCGCACGAAGTTTCTTTAAATAACTTGTGTAGGACCAACCAGAGTCGTGTACTACATCTAATTTAAATCTTAGCACAATCAAAGTATAAACTGaatgaaaaattttattaataaattccaacaaataagaaggggTTCATTGTGGAACCCTAATCAAGAGGTTTAGTTGCTCATGGCAACATATAtcataagaaaataatagaaaatcatACCCTAGAGATAACAAACGAAGGATGAATCCTGCCTTGAACTTTGATTACGTTCCTATCAAATTgaatagttaaaataaaaaaagaaatttatttcGTGCCCAAACTTTATTTATATTCCTGTAATTTGTAAGGACATACAccgcaatatatatatatatatatataaggtgaTGGTTAGACTGtggagaagaagaggatgaaaaTGAGATGGGTTGCGTGTGTGAGGAAAAGGATGAAAGCATGAAAAGGAGGCAGGGTTGAGTGCGTGAGTAAGTTAGCATTCAAGGCTTGTGTGATGTGTGTTTTGATTGAGTGTGGTGTATGAAAACATCATTCTTTGGATTTTCGTGAATATTCATAATACAACATTGTCTTCCTTCTATAGTGCAATATCGCTTGCAAATAGAATCTaagatgagtcaataattagtgtttttaagtggttatttaagtttattttatttaaattttatgtgtttttatttactttctagaactattttactacaattgcttgttaattaatttcaggaagaaatatatgaaagattgagtcttggagcaaaagaaagggttTTGAAGCATGATTTAAGGATAAAAGGATCTTGAGCATgatttggagctgattgaagacaaaaatatgaagatcctGCACAAAAATATCAGACACAGCCCGTGCCTGTGGTGACACAGCCCATGCCTCCAAGTTATCAAATATATGCACAAGTCAGAGAGGGGCACACGGCCCGTGCCTCCAGCTACACGACCGTGTGCGACTGTGCCAacccttttgctgcttttgcttcctGATCTAGCTGCCTTTTAAGTGTAATTCTGACCTAAAAGCTcatggtttcttgtggaacattctattGATGTATTTCTTAGGGCTTAAGTtagttttaggctataaatagagcAGCTAGcaaacatatattttcatcttttgttcttggaaattataagtgacaattgtttcttagAATAAAagttctctttattttattgttatttacttttatgttcttattcttcttcttctctatgttTACAAtaaacatgagtgagtagacttctttgtcttgggattgttggatgagtctaatgacctaatccctatcaaaccaagcctcgaaccctaattttatgtaaatttattttctaatctatTTCACCGTTTTTCTAATGAAATAACAAGTATTAATCGAAGGACCGAAAGGTGAAGTTTAATAGTTGTTAtttcatcatcacaaatatcaagtgaaggatcgaaagatgaagtttgatattggaacaagtgaaattagacaaggattgtgaaacatgagaatagtctagcaaaccttgagacaataaAGTTTCGTTCTTAAAGGGTTTCAATAGCAATCAATC is from Medicago truncatula cultivar Jemalong A17 chromosome 1, MtrunA17r5.0-ANR, whole genome shotgun sequence and encodes:
- the LOC120575833 gene encoding fasciclin-like arabinogalactan protein 3, with translation MGFKSLSFLCLALFLTVSSSIHAFDIQKLLDRTPEFSTFNKYLNETKLVGQINRRNTITVFALDNGAMSSVSDKMPEAIRAIMATHVLLDYYDPTKLIGAMHKREPLTTLYQSSGIAVDQQGYLKVNRTSDGDLAIGSAVSGAPIDVKLVKVVFAQPYNITIIQVAKPIMFPGLETQTLGAPSNGSAPAAETNVDVSSVFKAPPAKAKNASAPSAAEEPITEVSDSPSPSDEPSESPVEAPAKSPSLAPGPGGDEAAADAAPTSSSSRIVVGFVGAVMCFSSLLVVM